One window of the Candidatus Cloacimonadaceae bacterium genome contains the following:
- the rpsL gene encoding 30S ribosomal protein S12: protein MPTINQLIRKGRTEIEKKKKNRALMGCPQRRGVCTRVYTTTPKKPNSALRKVARVRLVNGFEVTAYIGGEGHNLQEHSIVLVRGGRVKDLPGVRYHVVRGALDSAGVEKRLNSRSKYGTKRPKVKK, encoded by the coding sequence GTGCCAACCATCAATCAACTGATAAGAAAAGGCAGAACTGAGATCGAGAAAAAGAAAAAGAACAGGGCGCTCATGGGATGTCCGCAAAGGCGCGGAGTATGCACTCGTGTTTACACGACAACGCCCAAGAAACCGAACTCAGCATTGCGCAAAGTTGCACGTGTCCGTCTTGTAAACGGATTTGAAGTTACAGCATACATCGGCGGAGAAGGCCACAACCTGCAGGAGCACTCAATCGTGCTCGTTCGCGGTGGTCGTGTCAAAGACCTTCCCGGCGTGCGTTATCACGTCGTTCGCGGAGCTCTCGATTCCGCCGGCGTCGAAAAACGCTTGAATTCCCGTTCCAAATATGGAACCAAACGTCCCAAGGTCAAGAAATAA
- the rpsG gene encoding 30S ribosomal protein S7, whose amino-acid sequence MPRKRKAVIREVLPDPKYHDIVVTKFMNCLMKQGKKSIAEKIVYGAFDIIQTKTKQEPLEVFKTAINNVRPLVKVVSRRVGGSNYQIPTEVNEKNGRALAFRWLIGYARARSEKTMIEKLAGELIAAFKKEGNTIKKREDTHKMAEANKAFAHLKW is encoded by the coding sequence ATGCCAAGAAAAAGAAAAGCCGTCATCCGTGAAGTATTGCCGGATCCCAAGTATCACGACATCGTCGTCACCAAGTTTATGAACTGCCTGATGAAACAAGGTAAGAAAAGCATCGCCGAGAAGATCGTTTACGGCGCCTTCGACATCATCCAGACCAAGACCAAACAGGAACCCCTGGAAGTCTTCAAAACCGCCATCAACAACGTTCGCCCCCTGGTGAAAGTAGTTTCCCGCCGCGTCGGTGGTTCAAACTATCAAATCCCCACGGAAGTGAACGAGAAAAACGGTCGTGCCCTTGCCTTCCGTTGGCTGATCGGCTATGCCCGCGCCCGCAGCGAGAAAACCATGATCGAAAAACTTGCCGGCGAACTCATCGCGGCTTTTAAAAAAGAAGGCAACACAATCAAAAAACGCGAGGATACCCACAAAATGGCGGAAGCCAACAAAGCCTTCGCCCACCTCAAATGGTAA